In Dyadobacter sp. NIV53, a single window of DNA contains:
- the dapB gene encoding 4-hydroxy-tetrahydrodipicolinate reductase produces the protein MKILLLGYGKMGKTIEKIAIERGHSIVGKIDLQNRADMDQLQSTDVDVAIEFSSPESAFDNITYCLKKGWPIVSGTTGWLEHRTEIETLCKEKNGSFFYASNYSIGVNLFFRLNRQLARLMNGHGYHASMTEIHHIHKLDAPSGTAITLAEGLIDEAVDLEGWKLAPENGQNYLQIVSEREGEVPGTHIIRYESEVDRIEISHTAHNRAGFALGAVISAEWLPGRHGVFGMNDLLKNLD, from the coding sequence CGATTGAAAAAATTGCCATTGAAAGAGGGCATAGCATCGTTGGTAAAATTGATCTGCAAAATCGAGCTGACATGGATCAGCTTCAATCCACGGATGTTGATGTGGCAATAGAATTCAGTTCACCCGAATCGGCTTTTGATAATATTACCTATTGTCTGAAAAAAGGTTGGCCAATAGTAAGTGGCACAACAGGATGGTTGGAACATCGCACTGAAATAGAAACACTATGTAAGGAAAAAAATGGGTCGTTTTTCTATGCTTCTAATTATAGTATTGGAGTAAATCTTTTTTTCAGGCTGAACAGGCAACTTGCACGATTAATGAACGGACATGGTTATCATGCTTCGATGACTGAAATCCACCATATACATAAACTGGATGCTCCAAGCGGTACTGCTATTACACTTGCAGAAGGTTTAATAGATGAGGCTGTTGATTTGGAAGGTTGGAAACTAGCACCTGAAAATGGACAAAATTATTTGCAAATCGTTTCCGAGAGAGAAGGCGAAGTCCCGGGAACGCATATCATCAGGTACGAGTCGGAAGTAGACCGGATTGAAATTTCGCATACTGCACACAATCGTGCTGGTTTTGCATTGGGTGCTGTTATTTCTGCCGAATGGCTTCCTGGCAGGCATGGTGTATTTGGAATGAATGATCTTTTGAAAAATCTCGATTAA
- the lepB gene encoding signal peptidase I, whose protein sequence is MAINKEMTAQPVAYRKHKSAVREWFDSILFAVIAATLIRWLFFEAFTIPTPSMENSLLVGDFLFVSKLHYGTRTPKTPLQVPLTHQTIWGTNIPSYTDAIQLPQYRLPGFSDVKRGDVVVFNYPPELQHPVDLKTNYIKRCVGLPGDKLEVRDLQVYTNGVAMVNPPRMEDEYFVATTTTVNETKVFKENGISEYHPYTESFNDTIAANDQQGYLVFTTTEIAAKLKAFDFVKSITLVKSPKEISEPMLYPNSPLFKWNRDNYGPITIPKEGMTVNLTPENIATYGTVIKSYEGNDDVVIDTSSIKVGGKAITSYTFKQDYYFMMGDNRHNSADSRYWGFVPKDHIVGKAVFVWMSIDPDPTSFFSKIRWNRLFRVIN, encoded by the coding sequence ATGGCTATTAATAAAGAAATGACTGCCCAACCTGTTGCTTATAGAAAGCATAAATCAGCAGTAAGGGAATGGTTCGATTCAATACTTTTTGCAGTTATTGCCGCCACACTTATCCGCTGGTTGTTTTTTGAAGCATTTACAATTCCTACACCTTCCATGGAAAACAGTCTTTTGGTAGGGGATTTTCTTTTTGTCAGTAAGTTGCATTACGGCACACGTACACCAAAAACACCATTACAGGTACCATTAACGCATCAAACCATTTGGGGAACCAACATTCCTTCTTATACGGATGCTATTCAGTTACCTCAATATCGCCTGCCAGGTTTCAGTGATGTGAAACGTGGTGATGTGGTTGTTTTCAATTATCCTCCCGAATTGCAGCATCCGGTTGATTTGAAAACGAATTATATTAAACGATGTGTTGGTTTACCTGGTGATAAGCTGGAAGTAAGGGATTTACAGGTTTACACAAATGGTGTAGCAATGGTAAATCCGCCAAGAATGGAAGATGAATACTTTGTTGCCACAACTACTACTGTAAATGAAACAAAGGTTTTTAAGGAAAACGGGATTTCGGAATATCATCCTTACACCGAAAGTTTTAATGATACAATAGCAGCTAATGACCAACAGGGCTATCTGGTTTTTACCACAACAGAGATCGCAGCCAAGCTAAAAGCATTCGATTTTGTTAAAAGTATTACGTTGGTAAAATCGCCAAAAGAAATCAGTGAACCAATGTTGTATCCAAATTCTCCGTTATTTAAATGGAACCGGGATAACTACGGGCCAATCACAATTCCAAAAGAAGGAATGACAGTAAATCTTACCCCGGAAAATATTGCAACTTATGGTACTGTAATTAAAAGTTATGAAGGAAATGATGACGTTGTTATTGATACATCATCCATTAAAGTAGGAGGAAAGGCAATAACCAGTTATACTTTCAAACAGGACTACTATTTTATGATGGGAGATAATCGTCACAATTCGGCTGATTCGCGTTATTGGGGTTTTGTTCCAAAAGATCACATCGTTGGAAAAGCCGTATTTGTCTGGATGTCAATTGATCCGGATCCTACAAGTTTCTTTAGTAAAATTCGTTGGAACAGATTATTCAGAGTCATAAACTAA
- the lepB gene encoding signal peptidase I, with amino-acid sequence MEIANAMKISTEPAKKKSAFREWIDSVLFAVTAAVIIRWLFFSAFVIPTPSMENTLLVGDYLFVSRIHYGTTTPITPLQVPLTHQTIWGTSIPSYLDWIQLPQFRLPGITDVKRGDVVVFNLPVEHPDLYSKYGSVLPDLKPHPTDLRSNYIKRCVAISGDKLEVRNGQVYVNGKAETNPPRIQSEYFVSTGAPVNELNIFRKNGITDYSPFTETYNDTITDNDEFGYIVKTTADLASKLKGYDFVKRVEAVLMPKELKEPQLFPASEQLHWNKDNYGPVLVPTKGMKVSLTSQNIALYGEIIKSYDGNENVGIEPNRITQNGKPLESYTFKQDYYFMMGDNRHNSADSRYWGFVPKDHIVGKAIFVWMSLDPNPTSFVNKIRWDRIFRVIN; translated from the coding sequence ATGGAAATAGCGAATGCCATGAAGATCAGCACTGAACCTGCTAAAAAGAAATCTGCTTTTCGGGAATGGATTGATTCTGTACTATTTGCAGTTACAGCCGCAGTAATAATCCGCTGGTTGTTTTTCAGTGCTTTCGTTATTCCTACACCATCCATGGAAAACACTCTTCTGGTGGGAGATTATTTGTTTGTTAGCCGAATACATTATGGAACTACTACACCTATTACTCCATTGCAGGTTCCATTAACCCATCAGACTATCTGGGGTACAAGTATTCCTTCATATCTTGACTGGATTCAGTTGCCTCAATTTCGCTTACCAGGAATTACAGATGTGAAGAGGGGAGATGTCGTAGTTTTTAATCTGCCGGTTGAACATCCGGATTTATATTCAAAATACGGTTCAGTTTTGCCAGACCTTAAACCACACCCGACGGATCTGCGTTCTAATTATATCAAACGTTGTGTTGCAATATCAGGTGATAAATTAGAAGTTCGTAACGGTCAGGTATATGTTAATGGTAAAGCTGAAACAAATCCACCACGTATACAAAGTGAATATTTTGTATCAACGGGTGCTCCTGTAAACGAACTTAATATTTTCAGAAAAAATGGAATTACAGATTATTCGCCTTTTACCGAAACATATAATGATACGATAACCGACAATGATGAGTTTGGTTATATTGTAAAAACTACGGCTGATCTTGCTTCGAAGTTGAAAGGATATGATTTTGTAAAAAGGGTAGAAGCCGTATTAATGCCGAAGGAGTTAAAAGAACCACAGTTATTTCCGGCTTCGGAACAATTACATTGGAATAAAGATAATTATGGTCCTGTTCTGGTTCCTACAAAAGGAATGAAAGTAAGTTTGACTTCACAAAATATTGCCTTATACGGAGAAATAATTAAAAGCTACGACGGGAATGAAAATGTAGGTATTGAACCCAATCGGATAACTCAAAATGGTAAGCCGCTGGAAAGTTATACTTTCAAACAGGACTATTATTTCATGATGGGAGATAACCGTCATAATTCGGCAGACTCCCGTTACTGGGGATTTGTTCCAAAGGATCACATTGTAGGAAAAGCAATATTTGTATGGATGTCTCTTGATCCCAATCCCACCAGCTTCGTAAATAAAATCAGGTGGGACAGGATTTTCAGAGTGATCAATTGA
- a CDS encoding alpha amylase C-terminal domain-containing protein, whose protein sequence is MHRWQNGGPKDSVVVILNFSTETFADYKVGFPRAGKWHLRLNSDAGQYDPEFSNQGVFDLDTVEGEFDGLPVHASLNIPPYTALIYSQEE, encoded by the coding sequence ATGCATCGCTGGCAAAATGGTGGCCCAAAAGATAGTGTTGTGGTCATTTTAAATTTTTCTACTGAGACGTTTGCGGATTATAAAGTTGGTTTCCCAAGAGCTGGAAAATGGCATCTGCGTTTAAATAGTGATGCTGGCCAGTACGATCCTGAATTTTCTAACCAGGGAGTATTTGATTTGGACACAGTAGAAGGAGAATTCGACGGTCTTCCTGTTCACGCATCTCTTAATATTCCACCTTATACTGCTCTAATTTATTCTCAGGAAGAGTAG
- a CDS encoding alpha-amylase family glycosyl hydrolase yields MENQEIDAHTLQHFEGMGATYYPEGVYYRVWAPHAKSVSVVGSFNDWKEDSNPLQAEENGFWGVLVDNSKIGDEYKFALKTPSGDFMRNDPYALQMTNSAGNGIVYSHSSFGWNNEDFQIPSWHELVIYELHVGTFNAPDENSIGTLYTAIEKLGYLKDMGFNAVELMPCAEFPGSRSWGYNPANPFAIESDYGGPDGLKTFVKAAHEAGIAVILDVVYNHFGPSDMDLWQFDGWQENDGGGIYFYNDWRSETPWGNTRPDYGRGEVRQYIHDNALMWIKDFHVDGLRMDMVPYIRNVKADGNPGNDIPEGISLMQWINKDIRENFTNKITIAEDMHSLECITDTINNDGLGYGSQWDAKFVHSVRDAIITQNDKDRDMNSIVEAVKNRYNLDAFQRIIYTESHDEVANGQARVAEEIANGDVNNWYSKKRAALGVALVLTSPGIPMIFQGQPLLEDKWFSDTDPIDWTRLEKFSGFAALHRDMIHLRKELVWRNSWPSGTRG; encoded by the coding sequence ATGGAAAACCAAGAGATTGATGCGCACACTTTACAACATTTTGAAGGTATGGGTGCTACATATTATCCTGAAGGAGTTTATTACAGGGTTTGGGCGCCACATGCCAAAAGCGTATCGGTCGTAGGCAGTTTTAATGACTGGAAGGAAGATTCAAATCCTTTGCAGGCTGAAGAAAACGGCTTTTGGGGTGTTCTTGTTGATAATTCCAAAATTGGTGACGAATATAAATTCGCGCTGAAAACACCTTCTGGCGATTTTATGAGAAATGATCCTTACGCCTTGCAAATGACAAATTCGGCTGGAAACGGAATAGTTTATAGCCATTCGTCATTTGGTTGGAATAACGAGGACTTTCAAATTCCATCCTGGCACGAACTGGTTATTTATGAATTACACGTTGGTACATTTAATGCACCTGATGAAAACTCAATCGGTACACTGTACACAGCTATTGAAAAGTTAGGATACCTAAAAGATATGGGCTTTAATGCTGTTGAATTAATGCCATGTGCTGAATTTCCCGGGTCGCGTTCCTGGGGATACAATCCTGCGAATCCTTTCGCTATTGAGTCGGACTACGGCGGGCCGGACGGACTTAAGACATTCGTAAAAGCTGCACACGAAGCTGGTATTGCGGTAATATTGGATGTTGTTTATAATCACTTCGGGCCTTCAGATATGGATCTTTGGCAGTTTGATGGATGGCAGGAAAATGATGGCGGCGGAATATATTTTTATAACGACTGGCGTTCAGAAACTCCCTGGGGAAATACCCGTCCGGATTACGGACGTGGTGAAGTACGGCAATATATACATGACAATGCCCTGATGTGGATTAAAGATTTTCATGTGGATGGTTTGAGAATGGATATGGTTCCTTATATCCGTAATGTGAAAGCAGATGGAAATCCAGGTAATGACATACCCGAAGGAATCTCATTAATGCAATGGATTAATAAAGACATTCGTGAAAATTTCACCAATAAAATTACCATCGCCGAAGACATGCACTCGCTTGAATGTATTACCGATACCATTAACAATGATGGCTTAGGTTATGGTTCTCAATGGGATGCAAAGTTTGTTCATTCAGTGCGAGACGCAATAATTACTCAAAATGATAAAGACCGGGATATGAACAGCATTGTGGAAGCTGTTAAAAACCGATATAACCTGGATGCATTCCAACGTATTATTTATACTGAATCACATGATGAAGTAGCAAATGGACAAGCCCGAGTAGCAGAGGAAATAGCAAACGGTGACGTAAATAATTGGTACTCAAAAAAAAGGGCTGCACTTGGGGTAGCTCTTGTTCTAACTTCTCCCGGCATTCCGATGATATTTCAGGGACAGCCGTTACTTGAAGATAAATGGTTTTCGGATACCGATCCAATTGATTGGACGCGACTGGAAAAATTCAGCGGATTCGCAGCACTGCATCGTGATATGATACACTTGCGCAAGGAACTGGTTTGGCGTAACAGCTGGCCTTCAGGGACAAGAGGTTGA
- the dprA gene encoding DNA-processing protein DprA → MLPSLENEKISTLALIHTPGIGSVTVRQLISYCGGASKVFTSDYKKLIKIPGIGDKVARSILNGGGFAFAEKEFVDCGKSDTQLHFVTDKTYPGRLKSLYDAPVVLYSRGQFDFNQQRTVGIVGTRQISEYGKTVTETIIKELVPFQALIVSGLAYGVDITAHRACLKNGLPTIGVMASGLDVIYPAVHQRTAQEMQVHGGIVTENALATKPDFMRFPARNRIIAGLSDVTIVVESAKKGGSLITVEFAQNYHRDVFAVPGNLSSPQSEGCNQLIRDNKAAIFTSVQDMAMAIGWNLDQELNNGLVKQFEKEIPMSFDGFTQDEGQVLGMLRQKGNMQIDDLSWQSGMHLNKLATLLLNLEFQGMIKSLPGKKYGLI, encoded by the coding sequence ATGTTGCCGTCACTGGAAAATGAAAAGATTAGTACGTTGGCACTTATTCACACGCCGGGAATAGGATCTGTAACAGTCAGACAATTAATTAGTTACTGCGGCGGTGCTTCAAAAGTATTCACCTCTGATTACAAAAAGCTTATTAAAATACCAGGAATCGGTGATAAAGTTGCCCGTTCAATTTTAAACGGAGGCGGATTTGCTTTTGCGGAAAAGGAATTTGTGGACTGTGGTAAATCAGACACACAGCTTCACTTTGTTACGGACAAAACTTATCCGGGCAGGCTGAAATCTCTATACGATGCACCAGTTGTTCTATATTCCAGAGGACAATTTGACTTCAATCAGCAAAGAACGGTTGGTATTGTCGGAACCCGGCAAATAAGTGAGTATGGGAAAACTGTTACGGAAACTATCATAAAGGAACTCGTTCCGTTTCAGGCATTAATCGTCAGCGGACTGGCTTACGGGGTTGACATAACTGCTCATAGGGCATGTTTAAAAAATGGTTTGCCAACAATAGGGGTAATGGCTAGTGGGCTGGATGTCATATATCCTGCTGTACATCAGCGAACGGCACAGGAAATGCAGGTTCATGGAGGAATTGTTACGGAAAACGCGCTGGCGACCAAACCGGATTTCATGAGATTTCCCGCCAGGAACAGAATTATTGCGGGGCTAAGTGATGTTACAATAGTTGTAGAATCTGCAAAAAAAGGTGGAAGCCTAATTACAGTCGAGTTTGCACAAAATTATCACCGTGATGTATTTGCAGTACCCGGAAATCTCAGTAGCCCGCAGTCAGAAGGATGTAACCAGCTGATCAGAGATAATAAGGCAGCTATTTTTACATCGGTTCAGGATATGGCGATGGCAATAGGCTGGAATTTAGATCAGGAACTAAATAACGGATTAGTAAAACAATTCGAAAAGGAGATTCCAATGAGTTTTGATGGGTTTACACAGGATGAAGGCCAGGTGCTGGGAATGTTAAGACAAAAAGGAAATATGCAGATAGATGATTTGTCGTGGCAAAGCGGTATGCATCTTAATAAATTAGCAACGTTATTATTAAATCTTGAATTTCAGGGCATGATAAAGTCACTGCCAGGAAAAAAATATGGATTAATTTAA
- a CDS encoding helix-turn-helix domain-containing protein: protein MNKSTIQLIKQGEGLAIEFKKTIDSPYKIAKTITSFANTSGGVLLIGVDDAGLISGIYSELEELQKLEKAAGQLIEEPVLLHLNTEIIDNKKILRVEIIESAGKPHYAINEKNERIIYIRVKDKSVPIPKLLIAGEGDFDTEKLLATRHVKSLITYLKSTDSVTARAFARIINISEKRAERMLNELAARQILLKLSKVKPETYSLKWAK from the coding sequence ATGAATAAAAGCACCATTCAACTAATAAAACAAGGAGAAGGCTTAGCCATTGAATTTAAAAAAACGATTGACAGTCCATATAAAATTGCTAAAACGATCACATCGTTTGCCAATACATCCGGTGGGGTTCTTTTGATAGGCGTGGACGATGCAGGATTGATATCGGGAATTTACTCAGAACTTGAAGAATTGCAAAAGCTGGAAAAAGCTGCTGGTCAGCTCATTGAGGAACCCGTTTTATTACATTTAAACACAGAAATAATTGATAATAAGAAAATTCTGCGGGTTGAAATAATTGAAAGTGCAGGCAAACCTCATTATGCAATTAATGAGAAAAATGAGCGGATCATTTATATTCGGGTGAAGGACAAAAGTGTACCAATTCCAAAGCTTTTAATTGCGGGAGAAGGAGATTTTGATACAGAAAAATTACTGGCCACACGACATGTTAAATCTTTGATTACATATTTAAAATCAACGGATTCTGTTACAGCCCGAGCATTCGCCAGAATCATAAATATTTCTGAAAAAAGGGCAGAACGCATGCTGAATGAACTTGCAGCCAGACAAATACTGCTAAAATTGAGTAAAGTAAAACCGGAAACTTACAGCCTCAAATGGGCGAAATGA
- a CDS encoding peptidylprolyl isomerase, protein MKQAQAGDNVKVHYKGTLPDGQLFDSSEGREPLVFQLGSGQVIKGFDDGVTGMVIGDKKTINIPNEDAYGPINEDMIINFERAQIPAEIPLEIGGTLNMHQDGNGQVIPVVIKEVTEEFVLLDANHPLAGQDLIFELELVGID, encoded by the coding sequence ATGAAACAAGCACAAGCAGGAGATAACGTAAAAGTTCATTATAAAGGAACTCTTCCTGACGGACAACTTTTTGACTCTTCAGAAGGACGTGAGCCTTTGGTTTTCCAACTGGGAAGCGGACAAGTTATTAAAGGATTTGATGACGGAGTTACCGGAATGGTGATTGGAGATAAAAAAACGATTAATATTCCAAACGAAGATGCTTACGGGCCTATTAATGAAGACATGATCATTAATTTCGAACGCGCTCAGATCCCTGCTGAAATTCCATTGGAAATTGGCGGCACTTTAAATATGCATCAGGATGGAAACGGACAAGTAATTCCTGTTGTAATTAAAGAGGTAACCGAAGAATTTGTACTTCTGGATGCAAATCATCCTCTGGCAGGTCAGGATTTGATTTTTGAACTGGAATTGGTAGGAATCGACTAA